The proteins below are encoded in one region of Salvelinus namaycush isolate Seneca chromosome 32, SaNama_1.0, whole genome shotgun sequence:
- the LOC120027149 gene encoding uncharacterized protein LOC120027149 isoform X1: MSLADDVGWTWSADETKALISVWSDEQILLKMEQTYRNKHVYSEISERLKDLGVKRTWKQCQNKIKALKWRYRETLRNPSSSRPCPFFSELHEFLAAMPDMPESKETDEEEDNGLPLSSLRLLVPPLRLVSAALWQVVQRRDTMDYGLVEEFVTTVLEMIPDLMSYREKVQLIMGLRAQLVLELCRSDSSADPETIQPHLSRMRTCIITHREKEIDTEVEASESNFLELVQTLLDDPIEREHFFQDVFPEEFGPRYDAALQTLMWEFLIRLEKLLPMPTFQQTVSWLRPAPSVLKECAHSVTQPQPLKTLLQHSRCHGHLFTNAPSSGADDRILSSLSHSLSERIEMDIDEARSHSQSLSTCASRKDGDTLIAQGNVEKELGMSLDTVKKAVEMVDGRTEEWGENDYEERLRHDLAYDVLKVEIVDGEDMSSTSSMTADDVGWTCWTPEETKSLISVWSDEQILHKMEQSYRKRHVYSEISECLKELGIRKTTKQCHNKIKALKWRYRETLRNPSSRPCPFFSKLHKFLAAVPDMPGSKETGKVSDGEVMSLDRDEGPSVAVELAPQHEKMVSRKVKGKTLPGEQTKEKNEDETFCIPQSDSKMKSPPKKHCRKQMVEDMSSTTSADNDTRTWTLEGTKALISVWSNKQVLQMMEQSYRKKHAYSEVSERLKNIGIKRTWKQCQSKMKHMKHSYRQALRNPSSSGRATCPFFSELHTFLANMPDMPDSEGTGKVSDGEVLSSDQDEGPSVELDHRHEKRASRKVEVKALPGEQTDERKGDESDSRMNSGRKQQVVEDVSDLELQPVVLLTQLDDNSHMTVGAPGPVSHTTEQSPKRSKRAKTCSLCGKSFVEAKDLTTHMRSHTEQSPHQCTQCGEGFDHQDDLQKHQQQECEEMMKRQEVNEHQHGKNDRISGQSSNASSDPKTCHLCHKTFEFQYMLRSHLIIFHKGKILFKCPLCLKGFAFLRDLKKHQSNKRCPTSEAVKKRKELRSKSPSARIIPELSLNANNSKTCPVCHATFSQTSSLKSHFLHHHASDKSRFKCPSALKAFVSHSQRKRHQQSKRGCRLERVYKHGTKPAWSLAPRENKNDIPQPSSTAAQEPPISQAPTTTAQSSNKKTIPKACPLCHKTFKFEATMVRHIASHQKESLNKCPEVLKCTFCDEIFSQGMDLKSHYSRTHQFTGPFPCPSCQKTFVSLTELRLHQRNESTPYQCSVCQRLFRTQYTLTIHERIHTGEKPFLCAECGKGFRSEKLLQSHSKSHVEGKPHACSTCGKRFQRKELLKQHMLHHTDAAFICPDCGKKFFQLVWLRRHMLMHTGERPFLCDLCGKGFKSTAELRIHTRTHTGERPFKCPECGKGCRQKSELQEHLRRHTGERPYPCTVCDKRFYVSKDRKRHMLIHTGEKPFKCQACGMAFNRKALLRVHQKNKSCLYSHTSPLHYTPLHYTSL; this comes from the exons GTCTTCCTCTGTCGTCTCTGCGTCTTTTGGTTCCTCCACTGCGGCTGGTGTCGGCAGCTCTATGGCAAGTTGTTCAGCGGAGAGACACAATGGACTACGGGTTGGTGGAGGAGTTTGTCACCACTGTTTTGGAGATGATCCCTGATCTGATGAGTTACAGAGAGAAAGTACAACTCATCATGGGGCTGCGAGCACag CTGGTTCTGGAGTTGTGTCGCTCTGATAGTTCAGCAGACCCAGAGACCATCCAGCCACACCTGAGCAGGATGAGGACCTGCATCATCACTCATAGAGAAAAGGAG ATAGATACAGAGGTGGAGGCATCGGAATCAAACTTCTTGGAACTCGTCCAAACTCTTCTCGATGACCCAATTGAGAGGGAACACTTCTTCCAG GATGTTTTTCCAGAAGAATTCGGGCCCAGGTATGACGCAGCACTGCAGACTCTGATGTGGGAGTTCCTCATCAGGCTGGAGAAGTTGCTTCCAATGCCAACCTTTCAACAG ACTGTATCATGGCTCAGACCTGCCCCCTCTGTGCTGAAGGAGTGTGCACATTCTGTGACTCAACCTCAGCCTTTGAAGACTCTTCTTCAGCACAGCAGATGCCATGGCCATTTGTTCACTAATG CTCCTTCATCTGGTGCCGACGATCGTATCCTCTCTTCACTGTCTCACTCGCTCTCAGAGAGGATAGAAATGGACATTGATGAAGCACGCTCGCATAGCCAGTCTTTATCCACGTGTGCATCCAGAAAGGACGGGGACACTTTGATAGCGCAAGGTAATGTAGAGAAGGAGCTGGGGATGAGTTTGGACACGGTTAAGAAGGCAGTGGAAATGGTGGATGGAAGAACAGAGGAATGGGGAGAGAACGACTATGAGGAGAGACTGCGACATGACTTGGCTTATGATGTTTTAAAGGTAGAGATTGTAGATGGAGAAGACATGTCCTCGACATCATCGATGACAGCAGACGACGTCGGATGGACCTGCTGGACACCTGAGGAGACAAAGTCGCTCATCTCTGTATGGTCGGATGAACAGATTCTTCATAAGATGGAGCAGAGCTATAGAAAAAGACATGTTTACAGTGAGATATCGGAGTGTCTAAAGGAGCTTGGTATCAGAAAGACAACCAAGCAGTGCCACAATAAGATAAAAGCCTTGAAGTGGCGCTACAGAGAAACACTGAGGAACCCAAGCAGCCGACCGTGTCCGTTCTTTTCTAAACTGCACAAATTTCTTGCCGCGGTGCCTGATATGCCTGGGTCCAAGGAAACTGGCAAGGTTTCAGATGGAGAAGTCATGTCTTTGGATCGGGATGAAGGGCCTTCTGTGGCTGTCGAGTTGGCGCCTCAACATGAGAAAATGGTTTCCAGAAAAGTGAAAGGCAAGACACTCCCCGGAGAGCAAACCAAAGAGAAAAATGAGGATGAAACATTTTGCATCCCTCAAAGTGACAGCAAGATGAaaagcccccccaaaaaacattgtcGCAAACAGATGGTTGAAGACATGTCTTCTACAACATCGGCAGACAATGACACACGGACCTGGACCCTGGAGGGGACGAAAGCACTGATCTCCGTGTGGTCAAACAAACAGGTTCTTCAGATGATGGAGCAGAGTTACCGAAAGAAACATGCGTACAGTGAAGTTTCAGAGCGGCTAAAGAACATCGGCATCAAAAGGACGTGGAAGCAGTGCCAATCAAAGATGAAGCACATGAAGCACAGCTACAGACAAGCACTGAGGAACCCAAGCAGTAGTGGCCGAGCAACCTGTCCGTTCTTTTCTGAACTGCACACATTTCTCGCCAACATGCCTGATATGCCTGATTCCGAGGGAACTGGCAAGGTTTCAGATGGCGAAGTCTTGTCTTCGGATCAGGATGAAGGGCCTTCTGTGGAGTTGGATCATCGACATGAGAAAAGGGCGTCTAGAAAAGTGGAAGTCAAGGCACTCCCCGGAGAGCAAACAGACGAGAGAAAAGGGGATGAAAGTGACAGCAGAATGAATAGTGGAAGAAAACAACAGGTGGTTGAAGACGTGTCTGATTTAGAACTTCAGCCCGTAGTGCTGCTGACCCAACTTGATGACAACAGTCATATGACAG TTGGCGCTCCTGGTCCTGTTTCCCATACCACAGAGCAGTCTCCTAAAAGAAGCAAGCGTGCCAAAACGTGCTCcttatgtgggaagagttttgttgaAGCGAAGGATTTGACAACGCACATGCGAAGTCACACTGAGCAGAGCCCTCACCAGTGCACCCAGTGTGGTGAAGGCTTTGACCATCAGGACGACTTACAAAAACATCAGCAGCAGGAGTGTGAGGAGATGATGAAACGACAGGAGGTCAATGAACACCAGCATGGAAAGAATGACAGGATATCAGGACAGTCCAGTAATGCAAGTAGTGATCCCAAAACATGCCATCTATGCCATAAGACTTTTGAATTTCAATATATGTTGAGAAGTCATCTTATCATATTTCACAAAGGCAAAATACTTTTTAAGTGTCCTCTTTGTCTGAAGGGTTTTGCCTTCCTCCGTGATTTGAAGAAACACCAGAGTAACAAAAGATGTCCTACAAGTGAAGCCGTCAAAAAAAGGAAGGAGCTAAGATCAAAAAGCCCTTCTGCTCGCATCATTCCAGAACTTTCCTTAAATGCAAATAATTCCAAAACATGCCCTGTATGCCATGCAACGTTTTCACAAACGTCTAGTTTGAAAAGCCACTTTCTTCACCATCACGCCTCAGACAAAAGCCGCTTTAAGTGTCCCAGTGCTTTGAAGGCTTTTGTATCCCACAGTCAAAGGAAGAGACACCAGCAGAGCAAAAGAGGTTGTCGGTTAGAGAGAGTTTACAAACATGGGACTAAGCCAGCATGGTCACTGGCTCCAAGGGAAAATAAAAATGACATTCCTCAGCCTTCCAGTACAGCAGCCCAGGAACCACCGATCTCTCAAGCCCCCACCACTACAGCACAGTCCTCTAATAAAAAGACAATTCCTAAAGCATGTCCTCTATGCCATAAGACTTTTAAATTTGAAGCTACGATGGTAAGGCACATTGCTTCACACCAAAAGGAAAGTCTCAACAAGTGCCCTGAAGTCTTGAAGTGCACATTTTGTGACGAGATTTTTTCTCAGGGCATGGACCTGAAGAGCCACTACAGTCGTACTCATCAATTTACGGGACCGTTCCCCTGTCCTTCTTGTCAGAAGACTTTTGTTTCGTTAACTGAGCTGCGCTTACATCAGAGAAATGAGTCCACTCCTTACCAGTGCTCAGTGTGCCAGCGACTATTCCGAACACAGTACACCCTGACTATTCACGAGCgaattcacacaggggagaaaccattcCTCTGCGCtgagtgtggaaagggtttccgGAGTGAAAAACTACTGCAATCGCACTCTAAGAGTCATGTCGAGGGAAAACCCCACGCTTGCTCCACTTGTGGGAAAAGGTTCCAGAGAAAAGAGCTATTGAAACAACACATGTTGCATCACACAGATGCTGCTTTCATCTGCCCAGACTGTGGGAAGAAGTTTTTTCAGTTGGTATGGTTAAGAAGGCATATGTTAATGCACACTGGCGAGAGACCGTTCCTCTGTgacctctgtggaaagggtttcaaaTCTACGGCTGAATTGAGGATACACACCCGGACACACACTGGAGAACGGCCATTCAAGTGTCCAGAATGTGGCAAAGGTTGTAGGCAGAAGAGTGAGCTGCAGGAGCATCTGCGGAGGCACACAGGGGAGCGGCCGTATCCATGCACAGTGTGCGATAAACGCTTTTATGTCAGCAAAGATAGAAAACGACATATGCTCATACATACTGGAGAGAAGCCGTTCAAATGTCAAGCATGTGGCATGGCTTTCAACCGTAAAGCACTTTTGAGGGTACACCAAAAAAACAAGTCGTGTTTATATAGCCACACAAGTCCCCTACATTACACTCCCCTACATTACACATCATTGTAA